A segment of the Devriesea agamarum genome:
TGAACCTAATTACCGCAGCGTGCGTCATCATCTACTACGCAACAGCTTGGATGAAGCCTACGTCTCAATGGTACAAGCAGGGCAGTAACGCATAGCAGGAATCTTTTCAGACACCTAGCAAAATCTGAACCATATCTCTAATTAAATAGACCCCGACATTCACACGATGATTCATCTGGCAAATATACCTGCTATAAATGCAATAGGATCCGCCAGGTGTCGCACAAATGTCGGGGTCTACCCTTCACAAAGTCAAAGACACTCCAACGCAAGAGCTTGCACCCTGAAACTTCTTTAGACTTTGGAAATTTCACCTATACCAAAATCAAATGGGCAAGATTGATGCAAGTTTTTCCTATCACCAACACCCACCTTTACCATCATATACTGCAATACGGACGTTAAATCCGATTTAATCGGACGTCATGGAACTACCCCAAGACCGACAACATTATTCCCCCCACCGATGCCCCAATAAAGGCATTCGACCAGAAAAACCTCTCGACGAGTACCAAAACGCAAACCATGGCTTAGGGTCTTAAAACCGCCACATCAATCGTCATAGCAAACCAAGACAGGCCAAAAGAAATCCTTTAATTGCCTCTAGGGGCCAGGCTTTAGATTTACTCTGCGTGCTCAAGAAGCACTAATACGATAAAGCCCACAGCGCGGGCTGACGACGAGACGCACGGCTACAAAACCAATACGCGCTTCACACCTTGGAAACCGATGGTGAATCTGATCCCACAAGTCCCTGTTAGACGGCCTTGACCTGACTGTTCGCTGCACGACGGGCACGGAGATCCAGGAAAGGCTTCTCAACCAACCAATAAGATAGCTCGGCCACGAGGATGGCAGCCAAGATGCTCACTGGGAACCATCCAAGGAACGTCTCATTCTTGGATGTCAAAAATAGCTGCTGCCAAAGATAGAGACTGTAGGACAGAATTCCGATGTGCTTGATCGGTGCCCAGTTCAAAACCCGACCACCGACAGTCTGGGGTCGCAGAACAAGCCACACGATCATAACGGCTATGGCGAGAGCATCCCCGAGATACCCCACGGTAAAGTTCCAGCTGTCACCCAGTATGTGGCTCATATATACGGAGAGACCGATCCATGCCAAAGCACCCCACCCAAGACCCTTGCGGATTGCCACGATAGCACGGTCCTGGAACGCTGGGTTCGCAAACAGCACAGCCAATAGACATCCGACCATGAGAGCGTCGGCGCGGGTGTGGAACATAATTTCGATGCCGTTCCGCAACGGCGGGATGAACACCCACGTCACAATCCTGACTAGCGGTGACAGGACTATTCCAACCCACAGCAGGCGGCGGACCCAAGGGCCGCGAAGCTTGATGAATACCAACGGCCACAACAGGTAGAACTGTTCCTCAATACTGATGGACCAGGTGTGCCCAAGCCACCAACTTCCGCCGCTCGGCACGTAATCTCGGACGAACAACGCGGCCGCCGCCAGCAACAACGGACTTACATCAATGATGTTCAGAACCAAAAGCGCAGCAACGACCACCAGAAACGTATAATAAGCCGGAAGTATCCGATAGGCCCGTCGCACATAGAACGACTTGAGCGAGACCCTCCCGGTTTTATCGCGCTCCCGGATAAGCAGAGTTGTGATGAGGAATCCACTCAGCACGAAGAAGATCTGCACGCCGAAGCCACCAGTGGGCAGGAACTGCCACAGCGGGTCTAAGAAGGCCGGCGTAGCGCCAATCGTGGAACTCGCGTGAGCCCACATAACGCAGGCGATAGCGACAGCACGTATGCCATCCAGCGACGGTATCCGATGCGCCGAGCCGACCGGCAAGCTGTCCGTAACGCGGATCTGATCGCGGTGCGTTGAACTTGACACTTATGCCCCTAAGAACGTTTGTTTGCCCCCATTCTAGGGGCAACAAAAGATCAGTTAAGCAACGGCCCGCCACCCCGCCAGCATCGCTTGCCCCTGCATTGCGGGTCGAAAGCGGATGGCAGTGCCAAGTCTCGTGCCCGGCATAGGAAATCTGTAGGCCCAAGGGCTGTCTCATTCTTGGACCAGCCGCAATTAACCCTCAGGCGGCCAGCTTCTCGGAAAGCGCATGGTGACAGGAGTCCTACCAGCATTACTCTGGGGCATACAGCCAAAATGGTATGCAACGGAAGGACTTATTGAGGTTCCAGACTTCACCGTCCATCGTCGCCGTGTCCAGAGGCATGGTTTCGAGGACGCGACTGATTTCGCAACGAATTCACGACTGGCGAGAGATCATTCGAGCTGATCATCATCCTCATTCGGCTAAATCACGAGCGCGATCTGGGCTCCGTCGCGGCATAAGGCGCGTGTCCTACCTTGACAGTATTTTGGAGTCGGTGGTAGTCCGACGCTACACTGGGTTGCGCATCCCGCCCCAGTAGCTCAGGGGATAGAGCAGAAGACTTCTAATCTTCGGGTCGGGGGTTCGATTCCCTCCTGGGGCGCGCATACGACAGGCGCCGGTCATCGTCATGGTGGTCGGCGCTTTTCTTTACCTCGTGCGCGGCATCGGGCAACGGATCTCTCCAGTGGCGGTCAGACCTTGCCGGAAAATGCGGGCATGGTGCCGGGATCGTGGAGAGATTCTTTTAATCCCAGTCAATCCCACCTCCATCCACAGCCCCACCTCCGAGACCCGCAGAGCCACGTAGTAGCGCACCGCAAGCAGGTCTTCTAAGAACTATGCTGGAACCCGTGAGTTCCACGCTGCCACGCCCCACCCACGACCGGATCGTCTGGGTGGACTGCGAAATGACGGGCCTAGATAAGGCCAACGATGCCCTGATCGAAGTGGCGGTTCTCGTCACCGATGCCGACCTAAACATCCTGGGAGACGGGGTTGATGTTGTCATCACACCGCCGCCAGGTGCGCTCGAGCGCATGGGAGACTTTGTGCGCCGTATGCACACCGAGTCCGGCTTAATCCATGAGCTTGCCGACGGGATTAGCCTCGCCGAAGCCGAAAAAGCATGTTTGGACTATGTGCGTCAGCACTGTCCCGAACCGGGCAAGGCGCCGCTGGCCGGTAATTCCGTAGGAACAGATCGCACGTTCCTAGCCCGTGATCTCCCTGTTTTTGAAGAGCACTTGTCCTATCGCACTATCGACGTCTCCAGCCTTAAGGAACTTGCCAAGCGCTGGTTCCCTCGAATCTATGTCGGCTCTCCCGCAAAACACGGCGGACATCGCGCACTAGCTGACATCCGCGAGTCCATCCAGGAACTCGCGTTTTATCGCGAGGTTATGTTCGTGCCCACTCCGGGACCCACGAGCGAAGCCATCCGTGACATCGCCAAGACCTATGAGCTTCCCGCTGATCACAGTGGGACCACTACTTCAAAGGAGTCCTGATATGGCCCTCTGGCTCGACACCCCGGCACATCGGACCTGGCTGGAAGGAGAAGGCGATCTCCTTCTCGACTTCGCCTCAGCTTCCGTTCGCCCCGATGGCGGCTTTGCTTGGCTCCATGAGCAAGGAGAACCGGACCTGAGCCGACCTGCTGAGCTGTGGATTACCTGTCGGATGACCCACTGTTTTGCGCTAGGTCATATGCTCGGGCGGCCCGACTGCGGTCGTATCGCAGATCACGGATTGCGATCTCTGCGCGGAGTCTTTTTTGACCCAGAGCATGGCGGTTGGTTCTCCGCTGTTGCCGACGGTAAACCAGTAGATGATTCAAAGCAGGCGTATGCGCACGCGTTCGTGGTGCTGGCAGCAGCTTCTGCAACAGCTGCTGGTCGCCCCGGCGCCCAGGAATTACTGAATCAGGCGCTCACCGTCCTCGACGAACGGTTCTTCGATGCCGAGGCGGGGATGAGTGTTGACACGTTCAACCGCGATTTCTCCGAATGCGAGGAGTACCGCGGCATTAACGCGAACATGCACACGGTGGAGGCCCTGCTTGCGGCCGCGGATGTCACCGGGGAGCGTCGTTGGCTAGACCGCGCAGTCGGCATTATCACCAAGGCGGTTAACGAGTTCGCCCGCGCTAATAGTTGGCGGCTGCCCGAGCACTTTGATACCTCGTGGAAACCTCTTCTGGAATACAACCGTGACCAGCCCGATCACCCGTTCCGTCCGTTCGGCGCCACGATCGGACACTGGCTCGAATGGGCTCGGCTCACCCTCCATGCCCGGGGTGCGTTGCTCGCGAAGGACGGGTCGGCCCCAGATTGGATGCTCGAGGCATCACGTGCACTGATTGATGCGTCAGCTGAAAGCTTTGGGCAAGACGGCGCCCCCGGCTTCGTCTACACGGTTGACTGGGACGGGCAACCCGTGGTGCATGAGCGGATGCACTGGGTTCCTGCCGAGGCCGTGGGCGCGGCCGCGGTGATGTACCGGGCGACCGGGGAAGAAAAGTATGCGCGGCTATACGAGCAGTGGTGGGAGTACATTGCCGAGTACTTCCTCGATTCCGAGTTCGGATCATGGCATCACGAGCTCGATCGTCACAATGCCCCGCAGGGCACGGTCTGGCCCGGTAAGCCCGACGCCTATCACGCGTTCCAGGCCACTCTCATTCCTCGTTTACCGGTGACGCCGGTCCTCGCCGCCGCGCTGCGCGAGAATTTACTGGACGCGCCCTCGGCACGTTAAGACACTCAGCCTTAACCCGATAACGCGTCGCGTCCTGGCAGAACTGCTGATGCACTGCCAGGACGCGACGCGTTTCACAGTCGCCGAAGGCTGTTCGGTGCAGGAAGTTGTTCCTAGGCACGGTATGCTTATAAACCGTTGCGGGCTGCGGCACGCAATATGGTGGGCGTAGCTCAGTAGGTAGAGCATCTGGTTGTGGTCCAGAAGGTCGCGGGTTCAAACCCCGTCGCTCACCCCACTGTGAAGAGCGCGAACTGCGGTTCAGGTTTCCTGATCGTGATTCGCGCTCTTTTTATGTCTGCTTATGTCTGCGTCCGCCGTGCTTGTGACCGACGTGTATACACGTGCTATCTTGCCCCTTCACAGTGTTTGCGCTCACCCGCGCAGGTTTTGATATGCCTCCAGCGCTTCCCGACGCGATGAGGCAAGGTCGACAATTGGGTCAGGGTAATCGTCTGTGCCTAGGTGCGGTAACCAGCGGCGCACATACAGGTCCTGGGGATCGAAGCGTTCGCGTTGCCGCTGGGGGTTGAAGATCCTGAAGTATGGGGCCGCGTCGTCCCCCGATCCTGCGACCCACTGCCAGTTAAAGGGGTTAGAGGCTTCGTCAGCGTCCACCAATGTGTCCCAGAACCATTCTTCGCCGCGGCGCCAATGAATCTGAAGGTTTTTCACTAGGAACGATGCCGTCACCATCCTGACTCGATTGTGCATGGTTCCGGTGACCCACAGTTCTCTCATTCCGGCGTCGACCAGTGGAATGCCGGTTTGCGCCCGAGTCCACGCCCGGAATACGGCAGGATCGTCTGACCAGGGATAGCGGTCAAATTCGGGCCGAACGTTTTGCGTGGCAAGGTGTGGAAGATGGTAGAGGCGGTGCCAGGCAAACTCTCTCCACAGCAACTCGGAACGAAAGGTTTCGGGTCCGCGTCCCTGTCCATGGACCTGATGCCACACCTCGTGAGGCGAGATCTCCCCAAATCGAAGATGAGCCGAGAGCCGTGACGTACCGTCGAGATAGGGATGGTCGCGGTCATCCGCATAGGTATCGAGAATTCGGTCGAGATGCCGAAGCCGCTGCCTGGCACCCGCCTCCCCCGGTTGCCAGGTCTGACGTAAGCCGTGACTCCAATCAGGCTTCCGAGGACAATACCCGCGCATCTCGAGGCTTTCACTCCAGATGTCCTTAGCTAGCCACTGATGAAGCGACCGGCCTGCAACCTGCTTGCCGAGGTTCTGCGGACCGCGCAGGTTTTTCGGCAGACCGCAGGGCAATCTCAATGGGTTCGCTCCACGATGCGCCCGGGCGTAGGCCGAGAACACGCGGAAAGGTGTGGACTCACGGGTCATCACTGTCCATGGTTCGCGCAACAGATATCCGCCGTAGCTATCGGCGGCGATCCCCTGGCCCCGCAAGCTGTGTTTGACTCGCGTATCCACATCGCGTCGAGGCTCGTGATAGCGACGCGACCACGTGATTCTGGTGGCGTCGCAGGCTGCTACGAGGTCGGGGATAACCTGTTCAGCATTTCCGGCTGCAAGCACCAGAGGAATACCCAACTCTCGTAGGTCAGTGGCGAGCGCGCTCAAGGAATGATGTAGCCACCAGCGAGAGGCTGCCCCTAATTCTCGTGCACCGGGGATGTCTTCCGCGAGGTGAACCGCGATCACCTCGTCGTCGGCAGCAGCTGACAGGGCGAGATTATCGTGCAGCCGCAGATCGTCGCGGATCCACCAAATCGTTGTCACGGGTTTACTTTATGGGAGTTTCGCAAACACGTATCCTGGACGCTGGTCGAGGAATGGCTGGTAGGTCGCATACCAGGTGCCGTCGCCGCCACCACCCTCAGTTCCTCGAATCGTGCATAGCAAGTGCTGACCGCGGTCAAGCACTTTGCAGCGGGTGTCGATGTGTGCAGGCACCTGACCGTCCTCGCGCCACGCCAGCAGGACACCGTTGCGTGCTGTCCGATTCGCGATAGCTCGGGTCATGCGTGCCGGGCCGGTGCTGGCGGACGTAGACAATCCGACAGCGGGAGCGTAGAAGACCTGCGTGCCGCTGGGGATCGCAAACCTGGCTCCATCATCGTGGGCCCCGCGAATTTTCGAGAGCACCACGCGGTTGCCGTAACCGGTTTGTGCGAGCAGGACATCTGCGTTAAGAGTTTGACCGCCGATGGTGAGGGTGCACGGTTGAGCTGGTCCTCCCAGGGTGATGGTGTGCGTGCAGGTCATTTTCCCTGAACGGCCGTCCAGATCGATGGGGGCCGATAACTCTGTCGCCATATATTCTTTCGGGGTCAGGCTGGTCCCAGACCCGTGAATCAGAACTTGCGACAGCGCCCCGCTATGCTTCACATCCGACGTGCGTAACGCACCTGGCTCAGCGAGGATCGTGCCCTTCCACGACGATGGAATCTTCACAGGCGAGCGTTGATCTGAGGCAGAGGTGCCCCCAAGGCGGTGAGCTTCGTCCCCGTGCACGCCGTAAGCCGCGATGCTTTGTCCGCTGCCGCGTCCTGCATCAGCTTGATCAGGCCCGGGCGATGAGTGGCTTACCGAGTTTGGCTGGGGCACAGCCCCGGATTGGGTACCGTTTGTGCTGTTGCCCGGTGATAACACCTTTGAGGTATTCGTGTGGGCCTGTTGCGAGGCATCCGGAGCATGGTCAGTTGAGGGCCCGGCCTGGCAACCGGCCAGCGTCACCACACAGGCCGCAGCCATCGCTAACGCGCTGCGCCAGCTCACGTTTCGGGCTTGCACAGCACGTGTGCCAGGTTGAATTGCACCCATCGGAAGGTCCTTTCAAGACTGACCTCGACGCCATCGCGCCGACGTCATATCAAGTGGCCGGTTTTCGGGTCGGCTGCGGCCCATTGGAGCGCAGCCGACCCACAACCAAACTTTACTAACCCTTGACCTTCATATGCAATTTGTTTGACGCTTTGGGTTAGAAGACTCCCGGGTACAGGGCTTTCGCCAGGACCTCAACGGCACCGATATTGCCAAGCGTTCCCGGGTGCAAATCTCGCTCAGGAATCGCAACCAGGCGGTCGTTCTTCACCGCCGACACATTGGGGAAGGTTTTCTTCAGGTAGTCCCTGGTCTGGTTCTCGTGCTCCGAACCGGTCACCCCGAACACGATCACCTCTGGATTGCGGGCCACCACCTCTTCGGGGTTGATCTGGGCGGCAAAAAACTTTGCGAATTGCGGATCCGTAGGGGAAAACACGTTCTTGCCGCCCGCCGAGGCCACGATATCGGCCTCAACTCCGGCGCCGATGGCACTCAGCGAGCCACCCTCAACAAAAAGCTGAGCGACAGTTGGACGCGGATGGCCCGAGATCTTGTCTTCCACCGCCTTCAACCGGTGCTTACCGTCTGCGATGAGCTTATTGGCCTCATCAGGAACGCCCATGATGGCACCAATGTTTTGGATATCGGTGAAAACGTCCGCAACCTTCGCGGTATTACGACGGTCCTTACATCCACCGGTTGCGATGTACACATTGGCACCGTTATCGCGCAGCTGCTGAACAGTGGCAAAGCCCTGTTCCGCCGTGAATTCATACGAGGTCGGAGACACCACAAAATCCGGCGAAACCGAAAGCAACTTTTCACGTGATGGCGGCGCATCCGTGCTGAGCACCGGAATGTCCTTAGCCTGCTGAGCCACATCAGCGGGAAGCTCCGACACCCCGGTCTGAGCCTGAGCCACGATCGCATCACGCAACCCCATCCGAAGTAGCAGCTCAGTCTGCGTCGGCATCAACGAAACCACCTTGGTGGGCGTCTTATGGAAGACCAGCTGCTGGCCGCAGTTATCGATACGTTCGATCGCCTCGGTCTTTTTTGAATCTGCTTTGTCCGTGCTCACCGACGTTCCACAGGCGCTGAGAAGCAAAGGCACCGTCGCGATGGTAGCGATCATGGAGGTCAGGGAACGGGATGAGATTTTCATGAGGTGGGGATTCCTTCCTGGGATCCGGGTGTTGGTGACACCGTGGTGTCGGCGGGCGCGGTCATTGAGGCTGTGCCCACTGAATCCGCGTCGAACTGAGGAGTAGGCCTGGCTTCGCAGGCAGGCATGACATCGGGAACCGGCAGGGCATCGGAGGATTGCCTCGCGTCGAAGCGCGAGCACAACGAGTCATCGTGCGAAGCCCGCGCATCAAATAGGAAATGCTTTCGCCCGGTGCGAGGGTGGTTGACGGTTGTGGAGTCCACACCAAAGACGGATCGAACAAGGCGCGCATTGAGGATGTCCTGGGGCGGTCCGTAGCTGATGAGCCGTCCATCTTTGAGGATCGCCAATGCGTCACAGGAATGAGCCGCAAGATTCAGATCATGCAAAGCCACCAAGGCCGTACGCCCGCTAGCTTGAACTAAATCGAGAAGCTCCAGCTGGTGAGCGATGTCGAGGTGATTTGTCGGCTCATCCAAAATCAATACCGGCGTGTCTTGCGCCAAAGCCCGCGCAAACAGAACACGCTGCCGCTCGCCACCGGATAACGTCGAGAAAATCCGTTCAACCAGGTGCTCGGCCCCAACCTGAGCGAGGCAAGAATGCGCCATCGCGATGTCCTCTTGACGGTCCCGCCCAAACCCTCGACCATGGGGGATCCGTCCGAGAAGCACCAAGTCGATGACTGTGATCTCGAATTCCTCACTGTGTTCCTGGGACATGACTGCAACCCTGCGAGCCACCTCGGGCCGAGGCATAGCCGTCAGTTCATCGTGGTCATACCAAACCCTGCCCGAGGTGGCAGGCGATACCCCCGAGACGGCCCGTAGGAACGTCGATTTACCGCTGCCATTGGGACCCAGCAAACCCAGAACTGTCCCCGAGGGAACACAGAGGCTCACATCAGAGAGAATCCAACGCCCACCGCGGCGCACGCCGAGATTCGACGTTTCCACTCTCACTGCCCCACTCCCATCTTGTCTGCCCGATCACGGCGTAGCAGCCATAGAAAGAACGGGGCTCCGACGAAAGCGGTGAGCACACCGAGCGGAATTTCGGCTGGGGCAGCCAGGGTTCGGGCAAGCACATCACACAGCGCAAGAAACACCGCTCCAGCAAGTAAAGCAACCGGCAGCATTCGGCGATGATCAGCACCCACAACAATTCGGGCGATATGCGGAATAATAAGCCCGACAAAACCGATCCCCCCGGAGACGGCAACCACGGATCCGGTTAACAACGCAGCGGCGATTAACACAGTGGTGCGCAACTGGTTCACCCGGATTCCCAAGGCTGACGCGGCGTCATCACCTATCAGCAGAGCGTTGAGCGCCCGTGACCGCAATGCGGCAAACAGCCCGATCACCGCCAGAGCAATAGCCGGAAAAATGAGGTGGGACATGGTCGCCGCCGATACCGATCCCAACAGAAAAAACATAATGCCGGGCACGTTTTTGACGTCGGTGGAAATGGTGAGATAACTGGTGATAGCACTGAACAAAGACCCAAGGGCGACCCCTGCAAGGACCAGCCTTTGCGGCGCGATGCGACCATCCTTACGCGCGAGAATATAGACGGCGGCGGTTGCGATCAGGGCACCGAGGAACGCAAAAAACCCCAGTCCGATGGTCGCGCTGATCCCAAAGACGATGGCTGACACAGCCCCGACCCCGGCGCCAGCCGAAACCCCAAGAATGTACGGCTCAGCCAGGGAGTTATGTACGACCGCCTGCATCAAGCCTCCCGCGAGCGCTAAAGCTGCCCCGGTGATCGCGGCGAGCACGGTTCGCGGCAGTCGAAACTGCCAGACCGCGTTGTCTTGGACGGTGGTGAGAGAACCATCTGACATCCACGACATATCAGGGATTAAGTGGCCGAGAATGAGCTGACCAGCCTGGATTGGAGATACCGGGATTGTTCCCACACTGGCCGATATCAAAATAATCGCTACCAGCGCCGCCGTGAGGATCAATATAAGCACGCGCGGAAGACGGGGATGGCGCCGACCCCGCTCAAGCGCGAACCTCAACGAGGCGGGAGACACCGATGCTCGGCGCGCGCGTATCTCCTCCGGTTGAGACGGAGGGGTCTGATCGGTTTGTGGCGATGTCATGGGTGGTGGCAGGCCTTTTCTGTGCGCTGGGGGCGAAGCCCAGTGGTTGCCGCGGCAAAACTGAGGATGACTGCGGCAAGATCATGAACCCGGTCAAGGTGGTTACTGCCGTGGCCGGTGTGCCGGGCGGTCCACATGGTGGCCTCGGCTCCGACGTCGCGCAGCACCCGAACCATGCGCTCGGTGTCGTCGGCAGCGACCCGGGAGTCTTCCTCCATCACGATGCCGAGAAAACGCGGTAGTTTTCCGGATGCGGACGTTAACGCCTGGGCGCGGGCAAGCGGCGAAATTCGACGCAGCCGAGCCAGCTGTTCGTCCATGTCGTCGACGCATCCCGGTGACGCGACTATTCGGGGCTGACCGGACTGTATTCGGTTGAATATCTGGGAATTTTGGGTGGACTGAGTGACATTACTGGCGCCGAATTCCGTCATCCACAGGCGTCCGAGCGGATGGGCAGCAAGGTTCAATAGGTCCAATGGCGCAGCGGTCGATACGATCCCGGCGCAGAGCTCAGGGTGTCCGAGTCCAGCGCTCGCGACGATCACTCCCCCGTGGGAAGCACCGACCAGGACCAGCTGATCGGCCCGGGTATAACCGGCCTCTATTAAGCTGCGGGCGGCACATACGAAATCATCGACCGTGCGGTGCTTGTGCTCGCCCCGACCGGCGTGATGCCAGGGGATACCGCGTTCGCCGCCACCGCGCACATGTGCAATGGCATACCGTCCGCCCTGTTCAACCCAGGCGGAAATGCTCGGGTCGAAGGTTGGTAAGCACGGCACACCGAAGCCGCCGTAGCAGGTCAGGATCATCGGCCCTGGCCGCGGGCCACATATCGGTTCGGTGACGGTGACGGTGATATCGGTTTCGTCGCTGGCATGCGCTGTATGCCAGTGCGTGCGCACCTGTCCGCGTGTTTGAGCTCTAATCGTCGAGCGCGAGTTCGCAACGACGTCTGCCCATCGGACCACTCGCGGAGGCTGCACTTGGTTTTCCACCACGAGCATCACCTGCTGGCGCCCTGCCTCGGTGACAGCATCACACAGGCCTGACGTCACAGCGTTATGACCGGTTTTCGCCGGGTCGGCTATAACAGCGTTATGGATGACGTCGGCGGACACCTCAGGTCCTGCACGATCAGCACAATCGACACCACCATGGCCGACGTCATCGAGCCCAATCGCGGTGGCGACGGCAGGTTTACCGTGACTCGTCACTGGGTACTCACCACTCGTGCGGCCACCTTCAATCTCGACAATCACGCTTCGACCGTTGCGCACCACCACCGCGAAAACGGTCTCCTCTGCGACTGTCCAGCACATCACTTTGGTCTGCGTGCCATCCCACGACCACAGCGGCTCACCACGTTGGGGATCCACGGCGTGCAAACTCACGCCGTCGTCGACCAATGCCGCCGCACCGATGGCGGCAACGCGAACAATTCCTGGATACTGCGCGATCATATGGCCGGATGCTCTGTCGATCAGACGGGTCGGGCGCTTAGGGGCGCTGATGGCGACCAAACCCTGCTCCCCGCCCGGAAAGAGCCTGCTGGTGGCCGCATCGGGGATGGAGTGCATGAGCACCTGATCGGTGTGAACCCGGTAGGTGACCGCTTGCCCTAGGGGTCTGGCAAAAAACTCTACGGCCAAGGAGTCCTTCGTCCACAGCATGGGCTCGTACCGGCAGCGCAGGTCAGGAAAGCGCCGTAGCTGACCAGATCGGACATGAAGAACTGCAAAATAGGCGTTTTCATCTGCGCGTTCAGCCAGCTGGAGTGCGATATGGCGCCGGTCTGGAGACGGCGCCATCGACAATATGTGCTGGTCAGTCTCAAAGAGTGGCCTGTCACCGTCGTAGATACCGCGTCGGTGCCGTCCCGGTTTTCTCGACAGCGTGAAGCCACGCTCGGGGATACCTGGCCGGCCGTGGTGCTCCCAGCGGCGTAAACCAGCATCTAAAACCGGGTCAAGAGCATCTGCAGTGGGGTCATTTATGGGGATGCTATTGAGCCGTGGGGTCGTATCGATGGGGATCACCTACCGATCGGATCGCGGGCGGAGCCGATCCAAAACAGCTGCCCACCTTCGTCGAGCCGGGTGGGAACGGTGATGGTATGCATATCCTCGCCACGCACTAGGTGAACCTGTCCGTCCCCACCCCGGCTCACCGCGATGGTGGTTCCTGAGGG
Coding sequences within it:
- a CDS encoding prolyl oligopeptidase family serine peptidase codes for the protein MAPSPDRRHIALQLAERADENAYFAVLHVRSGQLRRFPDLRCRYEPMLWTKDSLAVEFFARPLGQAVTYRVHTDQVLMHSIPDAATSRLFPGGEQGLVAISAPKRPTRLIDRASGHMIAQYPGIVRVAAIGAAALVDDGVSLHAVDPQRGEPLWSWDGTQTKVMCWTVAEETVFAVVVRNGRSVIVEIEGGRTSGEYPVTSHGKPAVATAIGLDDVGHGGVDCADRAGPEVSADVIHNAVIADPAKTGHNAVTSGLCDAVTEAGRQQVMLVVENQVQPPRVVRWADVVANSRSTIRAQTRGQVRTHWHTAHASDETDITVTVTEPICGPRPGPMILTCYGGFGVPCLPTFDPSISAWVEQGGRYAIAHVRGGGERGIPWHHAGRGEHKHRTVDDFVCAARSLIEAGYTRADQLVLVGASHGGVIVASAGLGHPELCAGIVSTAAPLDLLNLAAHPLGRLWMTEFGASNVTQSTQNSQIFNRIQSGQPRIVASPGCVDDMDEQLARLRRISPLARAQALTSASGKLPRFLGIVMEEDSRVAADDTERMVRVLRDVGAEATMWTARHTGHGSNHLDRVHDLAAVILSFAAATTGLRPQRTEKACHHP